In Georgenia soli, a genomic segment contains:
- a CDS encoding GntR family transcriptional regulator, whose protein sequence is MATHPMTDTAVLGTTSSPSKSQLAYSWIRERITSQAFTPGYRLVLSTLAENLGMSVVPVREAMRQLEAEGLVTFKRNVGAHVSMVDDSQYRNSMQTLAILEGAATALSARLLTEDDVSRAREINAQMIDALEELDPRWFTRLNQQFHSILFAPCPNPRMLYVVNAEWTRLGHLRKSTFSFVPGRAQDSVREHERILHLIEASADLIDIEKAVRRHRSATLDAYLSHEHPDDPPYAYSEV, encoded by the coding sequence ATGGCAACCCACCCGATGACAGACACGGCGGTTCTCGGGACTACAAGTTCGCCGAGCAAGTCTCAGCTTGCCTACTCGTGGATCAGGGAACGAATCACCAGTCAGGCCTTCACTCCAGGCTATCGTCTTGTACTTTCCACGCTCGCAGAGAATCTCGGCATGAGCGTCGTGCCTGTGCGCGAGGCGATGCGCCAGCTCGAGGCCGAGGGCTTGGTGACCTTCAAGCGAAACGTCGGCGCGCACGTGTCGATGGTCGACGACTCGCAGTACCGGAACAGCATGCAGACCCTCGCGATCTTGGAGGGCGCGGCCACCGCGCTCTCGGCGCGACTCCTCACCGAGGACGATGTGAGCCGCGCTCGAGAGATTAACGCTCAGATGATCGACGCCCTCGAGGAGCTCGACCCCCGCTGGTTCACACGGCTCAACCAGCAGTTCCACTCAATCCTCTTTGCGCCCTGCCCGAACCCTCGCATGCTCTATGTCGTGAACGCCGAGTGGACACGCCTAGGCCACCTACGAAAGTCGACGTTCAGTTTCGTACCCGGTAGGGCGCAAGACTCCGTGCGCGAACACGAAAGAATTCTGCACCTCATTGAGGCGAGCGCGGACCTGATCGACATCGAGAAGGCAGTACGCCGGCACCGCTCAGCCACTCTGGACGCGTACCTCA